The sequence CCTTACCTTTCCGCCTTGAGATTTTATCCATTTTGAAATTTCCTTAACTTCTTCAAGTTTTAAAAGAGGTTCACCATATCCGCAAAAAACAATTTCTTTGAAAAGTTTAGGGTCTTTGATTGATTTAATGACTTCTTCAGATGTAGGTTCTTTCTTGAGATACAAGTCATTACCCCGGAATTTACCTTTCCATTTAGATTTTATGCAGTATGGACAAGCATTTGTGCAGCGGTTGGTAAGATTTATATATAGGCTGTTATAAAATTTGTATACTATAGTCATAAAGATATCCCGAAAAGCCTGGAAGCATTGCTAGTAGTTATTTCTTCTATCATTTCCTTGTTAACATTTTTTATATCAGCAATCTGTTCTGCAATCAAAAACAAAAATGAAGGCTCGTTTCTTAGCCCCCTGTAATTTTGAGGGGGTAAATAAGGGGAATCGGTTTCAAGTAAAATATATTCCATAGGAACTTTTAAAACAACTTCCCGTAATATTTTTGCATTTTCGTATGTTACGGGCCCGTCAATTCCTAGAAAAAAACCCATAGATATTAATTTTTTCGCATCTACATAATTTCCTGAAAAACAATGTATAACTCCTTTTAAATGACCGTGTTTCTTAACGGAATTATCAAGAATATCTATTAGATCCGGATATGCGTTCCTGCAATGTATTACTAAAGGTTTATTTATTTTATTCGCAAAGTTAAGCTGGTATTCAAAGGCTTCTTTTTGAGTTTGGCGGTGAGAATAATCGTAATAATAATCTAACCCGGTTTCGCCGATACCGACGCATTTTTTATGTTGGGCTAAAATTTCAAGTTTTTGCCATATATCTTTTGTCGCTGATTTTGCATTGTGGGGATGGATACCTAAAACGCAGAAGATATTTTTGTTTTCATTTGCAAAACTGATGGTCTTTTCCCAGATTTCAGGTTCACAGCCGATTTCAATTATTTTTAAAATATTTTGTTTGAACGCTCTTTCTAATACTTCTTTTCTATCTTGCAATAAGTATAACGATATTTGGCCAATGGTTTGTAAAAGGTCATACATTATATCGGCCAAAGCCGGATTATTTTCTTTTGCCATCTTCCACGGGGCAGAAGATTCAATATATCGGTTGGCGCGGTCTATACATTTTTGAATCTTATCAATAATAATGTTAAAAGAAAGCTCGTCAAACAAAGGTTCAACGGTTTTTAGCTCTTCTTTGATGGAAAAAACAGTTCCGCCGTTTCTTTCAGGAATATTTCCTTGAAAATATTTAAAAACCATTGAAGTTATTCTTGAAACAAGATTTCCCAAGTTGTTTGCAAGATCCACATTGTATTTTTCTTTTAAAGCCTGCCATGAAATATCACCGTCCGTGCCGAAAGGAAAAAGAGAAAGAAGCAGATATTTAGCGGCATCTTTGCCGAATTTATTAATCAGTTCGCCGGGACGAATTACATTGCCCAGTGTTTTAGACATCTTTTCTCCGTTGATGGTAAAAAAACCGTGAGCAAAGAGCTTTTTGGGCGGTTCAAGATCAATCGCTAAAAGCATGGCGGGCCAGATAACGCTATGAAACCAAAGGATATCCTTTGCCATAAGATGAAGATCGCAGGGCCAGAGTTTTTTAAAATTTTTATCATTTTTAGAATAATCTATTGCGGTAATGTAATTAAGAAGCGCGTCAATCCATA is a genomic window of Elusimicrobiota bacterium containing:
- the metG gene encoding methionine--tRNA ligase produces the protein MKFYLTTPIYYVNDFPHIGHAYTTIAADVLARWHRLNGKEVFFLTGTDEHGAKIVQAAQNQGKSPKEFCDEIVLGFKSAWKDLEITNDGFIRTTDPEHEKAVQFFLDKLNKSGYIFKSKYEGLYCVPCEKFMSEEDLDKEGCCPNHKKKPTLHSEENYFFKLSAFKEELLKILTDEKNPKHLAVFPIERRNEIIGKLKTGLEDISISRSTLEWGISLPFDKKQTVYVWIDALLNYITAIDYSKNDKNFKKLWPCDLHLMAKDILWFHSVIWPAMLLAIDLEPPKKLFAHGFFTINGEKMSKTLGNVIRPGELINKFGKDAAKYLLLSLFPFGTDGDISWQALKEKYNVDLANNLGNLVSRITSMVFKYFQGNIPERNGGTVFSIKEELKTVEPLFDELSFNIIIDKIQKCIDRANRYIESSAPWKMAKENNPALADIMYDLLQTIGQISLYLLQDRKEVLERAFKQNILKIIEIGCEPEIWEKTISFANENKNIFCVLGIHPHNAKSATKDIWQKLEILAQHKKCVGIGETGLDYYYDYSHRQTQKEAFEYQLNFANKINKPLVIHCRNAYPDLIDILDNSVKKHGHLKGVIHCFSGNYVDAKKLISMGFFLGIDGPVTYENAKILREVVLKVPMEYILLETDSPYLPPQNYRGLRNEPSFLFLIAEQIADIKNVNKEMIEEITTSNASRLFGISL